In Mycolicibacterium mucogenicum DSM 44124, the following are encoded in one genomic region:
- a CDS encoding NEW3 domain-containing protein produces the protein MQVTAVVSTELFVGPADEPLQIVRLDYADCADAAEVRVAGDGISGQAVAQPGAGTLEIPVAVRGGRPDQVRAAHLEIGGEQTPFEFVVAEPGWTMHMISHFHYDPVWWNTQAAYTSVWTEDPPGRCRQTNGFELVTAHLEMARREPEYKFVLAEVDYLKPYWDTHPEQRAQLRALLAEGRVEIMGGTYNEPNTNLTSPETAIRNFVHGIGFQRDVMGAAPATAWQLDVFGHDPQFPGMAADAGLTSSSWARGPHHQWGPMHRDGDPERMQFASEFDWIAPSGRGLLTHYMPAHYAAGWWMDSSASLQEAEDATYATFANLKKVALTRNVLLPVGTDYTPPNKWVTEIHRDWAARYTWPRFVCALPREFFAAVRAELEAGGTQPSPQTRDMNPIYTGKDVSYIDTKQANRAAENVVLEAERFAVFAGLLTGATYPQAALAKAWVQLAYGAHHDAITGSESDQVYLDLLTGWRDAWELGRTARDNALALLSRAVDGDIVVWNPLAHSRTDIVTVHLDEPLDGPVLDADGAPVPVLIEDDGHTVTWAAHDVPSLGWRGYTLGDAAAQSESTSWEPLPGTTIGSDRYRCTVDPDRGGAVSSLVREGVELIDAGRFGNEIAVYDEHSAHPTEHEGPWHLLPKGPVVGSAERAAQSVQAYRSALGERLVVTGRIGDVLRYTQTITLWQGVDRVDCRTVIDEFTGADKLLRLRWPCSVPGAMTVSEVGDAVIGRGFGLLHQRDSRHAVDTAEHPYTLDNPAYGWFGLSSAVRVRVRDAHGESMRAVSVAEVVAPNAADPDAPTRDLMVALVRSGVTATCSSADKPRYGDLAVDSNLPDARIALGGPDENAFTAAVLAAAEPRYGAELQRRLTAGSARLWVPADADLVQRWIPGADLTGVRALPVLIVAGPGAIDELIAALATTEITVEQEAAAGIGPFEARSVAVLNRGVPGFAVEPDGVLHTSLMRSCTGWPSGTWIDPPRRTAPDGSNFQLQHWTHTFDYAIAAGDGDWRAAGIPGRSAEYSQPLLAVHTDHPAVAGGLPCTGSLLGVEPASEVTLAALKATGNPIAAGRSAPVDPSSGITLRLVQTSGRPTEVNVTSGLRHLEDVERLDLLEQPIAGRKDLRLHGFEIATVRARLDLPHVLNGDHATLAPDAEVAQPVYARYWLHNRGPAPLGGLPAVAHVHPTELAGTPGAPVQVRVTAASDCTDATLHGRVRVLCPDGWSATPDELPFVLPPGGYLETEVQLELPADVPAGRYPVRVELAVTGGDKHHQIPAAWRQMVEDVCVVTVGEPGEAPLLRLVEEPQPVDVVAGAHADLSVVVGSAAGAPLSLEAHLISPWGTWEWLGPAVLGADVPAGGTVAFDFDVAAPSWVEPGQWWALIRIAAAGRVLYTPAVSVRVR, from the coding sequence CTGCAGGTGACGGCGGTAGTTTCCACCGAGTTGTTCGTCGGGCCGGCCGATGAACCGCTGCAGATCGTGCGGCTGGACTACGCCGACTGCGCGGACGCCGCCGAGGTCCGGGTCGCCGGCGACGGGATCAGCGGCCAGGCGGTGGCACAGCCCGGCGCCGGCACCCTGGAGATTCCGGTGGCGGTGCGTGGCGGCCGACCGGACCAGGTCCGGGCCGCGCATCTCGAGATCGGGGGTGAGCAGACGCCGTTCGAGTTCGTCGTCGCCGAGCCCGGCTGGACCATGCACATGATCAGCCACTTCCACTACGACCCGGTGTGGTGGAACACCCAGGCCGCCTACACCAGCGTCTGGACCGAGGACCCACCCGGCCGGTGCCGGCAGACCAACGGCTTCGAGCTGGTCACGGCGCACCTCGAAATGGCAAGGCGGGAACCCGAATACAAGTTCGTGCTGGCCGAGGTCGACTACCTCAAGCCCTACTGGGACACCCATCCCGAGCAGCGCGCCCAGCTGCGGGCGCTGCTCGCCGAGGGCCGGGTCGAAATCATGGGCGGCACCTACAACGAGCCGAACACCAACCTGACCAGTCCCGAGACGGCGATCCGGAACTTCGTGCACGGCATCGGTTTTCAGCGCGACGTGATGGGCGCCGCTCCGGCGACGGCCTGGCAGCTGGACGTGTTCGGCCACGACCCGCAGTTCCCGGGGATGGCCGCCGACGCCGGTCTGACCTCCAGCTCGTGGGCCCGCGGTCCACATCACCAGTGGGGCCCGATGCACCGCGACGGCGACCCCGAGCGCATGCAGTTCGCGAGTGAATTCGACTGGATCGCACCCTCGGGCCGCGGGCTGCTGACCCACTACATGCCCGCGCATTACGCGGCCGGCTGGTGGATGGACTCGTCGGCGTCGTTGCAGGAGGCCGAGGACGCCACCTACGCCACGTTCGCCAATCTGAAAAAGGTTGCGCTGACCCGTAATGTGCTCCTGCCGGTCGGTACCGACTACACCCCGCCGAACAAGTGGGTCACCGAGATTCACCGTGACTGGGCGGCCCGTTACACCTGGCCCCGCTTCGTGTGTGCGCTGCCGCGGGAGTTCTTCGCCGCGGTGCGTGCGGAACTCGAGGCCGGTGGCACCCAGCCGTCGCCGCAGACGCGGGACATGAACCCGATCTACACCGGCAAGGACGTGTCGTACATCGACACCAAGCAGGCCAACCGGGCCGCCGAGAACGTCGTGCTGGAAGCCGAACGGTTCGCGGTGTTCGCCGGACTGCTGACCGGCGCCACGTATCCGCAAGCGGCGCTGGCCAAGGCCTGGGTGCAACTGGCCTACGGCGCTCACCACGATGCCATCACCGGATCGGAATCCGACCAGGTGTACCTGGACCTGCTCACCGGCTGGCGCGACGCCTGGGAACTCGGCCGGACCGCCCGCGACAACGCGTTGGCGCTACTGTCGCGGGCTGTCGACGGTGACATCGTGGTGTGGAACCCGTTGGCGCACAGCCGGACCGACATCGTCACCGTCCACCTCGACGAACCGCTGGACGGGCCGGTGCTCGACGCGGACGGCGCGCCGGTCCCGGTCCTGATCGAAGACGACGGCCACACCGTCACCTGGGCGGCCCACGACGTGCCGTCGCTCGGGTGGCGGGGATACACGCTCGGCGATGCCGCGGCGCAGTCCGAGTCCACCTCTTGGGAACCGTTGCCCGGCACCACCATCGGCAGCGATCGATACCGCTGCACCGTCGACCCCGACCGCGGTGGCGCGGTGTCGTCGCTGGTGCGCGAAGGCGTCGAGCTGATCGATGCGGGCCGGTTCGGCAACGAGATCGCCGTCTACGACGAGCATTCCGCGCATCCGACCGAACATGAAGGGCCCTGGCACCTGCTGCCCAAGGGGCCGGTGGTGGGCTCCGCCGAACGCGCCGCCCAGTCGGTGCAGGCCTACCGCAGCGCGCTGGGGGAGCGGCTGGTGGTCACCGGGCGCATCGGCGACGTGCTGCGGTACACCCAGACCATCACGCTGTGGCAAGGCGTGGACCGCGTGGACTGCCGCACCGTGATCGACGAATTCACCGGCGCCGACAAGCTGTTGCGGCTGCGCTGGCCCTGCTCGGTGCCGGGCGCGATGACGGTCAGTGAGGTCGGCGACGCGGTGATCGGCCGGGGTTTTGGCCTACTGCACCAACGGGATTCGCGCCATGCGGTCGACACCGCGGAGCATCCCTACACCTTGGACAACCCTGCCTACGGGTGGTTCGGGCTGTCCTCGGCGGTGCGGGTCCGGGTCCGCGACGCGCACGGTGAGAGTATGCGGGCGGTGTCGGTCGCCGAGGTGGTGGCGCCGAACGCGGCGGATCCGGACGCACCGACCCGCGACCTGATGGTCGCGCTGGTGCGGTCCGGGGTGACGGCCACCTGCAGCAGCGCCGACAAGCCGCGCTACGGCGACCTCGCCGTCGACTCCAACCTGCCCGACGCCCGCATCGCGCTCGGCGGGCCCGACGAGAATGCTTTCACCGCAGCGGTATTGGCGGCCGCCGAACCCCGCTACGGCGCCGAACTGCAGCGGCGCCTGACGGCCGGGAGCGCCCGGCTCTGGGTGCCCGCCGATGCCGACCTGGTACAGCGCTGGATACCCGGCGCCGACCTGACCGGCGTGCGCGCGCTACCGGTGTTGATCGTCGCCGGACCCGGCGCCATCGACGAGCTGATCGCCGCCCTCGCCACCACCGAGATCACCGTCGAACAGGAGGCCGCGGCCGGCATCGGGCCCTTCGAGGCCCGCAGTGTGGCCGTGCTGAACCGCGGCGTACCGGGTTTCGCCGTCGAACCGGACGGCGTCCTGCACACCTCATTGATGCGGTCGTGCACCGGGTGGCCGTCGGGCACCTGGATCGACCCGCCGCGCCGCACCGCACCCGACGGCTCGAACTTCCAGCTCCAGCACTGGACCCACACCTTCGACTACGCCATCGCGGCCGGCGACGGTGACTGGCGCGCCGCGGGCATCCCGGGCCGCAGCGCCGAATACTCCCAGCCACTGCTCGCGGTGCACACCGACCATCCCGCGGTGGCCGGCGGATTGCCGTGCACCGGTTCGCTGTTGGGCGTCGAACCCGCGTCCGAGGTGACGCTGGCCGCGCTGAAGGCCACCGGCAACCCGATCGCCGCGGGCCGCAGCGCGCCCGTCGACCCGAGCTCGGGCATCACCCTGCGCCTGGTCCAGACATCGGGACGGCCGACCGAGGTCAACGTCACCTCGGGCCTGCGGCACCTCGAGGACGTCGAACGGCTGGACCTCCTCGAACAACCGATTGCCGGCAGAAAAGACCTGCGGCTGCACGGTTTCGAGATCGCCACCGTGCGGGCCCGGCTCGACCTGCCGCATGTGCTCAACGGCGACCACGCCACCCTGGCGCCGGATGCCGAAGTCGCGCAACCGGTTTACGCCCGGTACTGGCTGCACAACCGCGGCCCGGCACCGCTGGGCGGACTGCCCGCGGTGGCTCACGTGCACCCCACCGAACTGGCCGGCACACCGGGCGCGCCAGTGCAGGTGCGCGTCACTGCCGCCAGCGATTGCACCGACGCCACGCTCCACGGCCGGGTCCGCGTGCTGTGTCCCGACGGCTGGTCGGCCACCCCGGACGAGCTGCCCTTCGTGCTGCCGCCGGGCGGCTATCTGGAAACCGAAGTGCAGCTGGAACTTCCGGCCGACGTCCCCGCCGGCCGGTATCCGGTGCGGGTCGAGTTGGCGGTCACCGGCGGCGACAAGCACCACCAGATTCCCGCCGCGTGGCGTCAGATGGTCGAGGACGTCTGCGTCGTCACCGTCGGCGAACCCGGCGAGGCCCCGCTGCTGCGGCTGGTCGAGGAGCCGCAACCCGTCGACGTGGTCGCCGGTGCCCACGCCGACCTGAGCGTCGTCGTCGGCTCGGCTGCAGGGGCGCCCTTGAGTCTGGAGGCGCACCTGATCAGCCCGTGGGGGACCTGGGAATGGCTGGGTCCGGCCGTGCTCGGTGCCGACGTCCCCGCCGGCGGCACCGTCGCGTTCGATTTCGATGTCGCCGCACCGTCGTGGGTCGAGCCCGGGCAGTGGTGGGCGCTGATCCGGATCGCTGCGGCGGGCCGCGTGCTCTACACGCCGGCGGTATCGGTGCGCGTCCGATGA
- a CDS encoding helix-turn-helix transcriptional regulator, whose translation MSETTSRVLQLLGLLQARRVWTGQELADRLGVTGRSVRRDIERLRDLGYPVHASKGRDGGYQLGAGAALPPLLLDPEEAVAMAVCLRLAAGGSVAGVGESALRALSKLDQVMPARLRSQVSAVHDATVTLTGGGSVETVSPDDLMTLARACRDHEHVRLGYTDIRGNSTERRLEPYQLVTTGRRWYLLAYDRDKQDWRTLRLDRMVDVKAAGTTFAPRPAPDPAEFVRQAITASPYRYVARVRYEAAESQLAQMFSASSAQIEADGPDRCIVTAGGDDPERIVLHLAMPGYRFEVLEPPEVIAAAAVVADRLRAAMPPE comes from the coding sequence ATGTCCGAAACGACGAGCCGCGTGCTGCAACTGCTGGGCCTGCTGCAGGCGCGCCGGGTGTGGACGGGGCAGGAGCTGGCCGACCGGCTCGGCGTCACCGGGCGCAGCGTGCGCCGCGACATCGAGCGGCTGCGCGACCTCGGCTATCCGGTGCACGCCAGCAAGGGCCGCGACGGCGGCTATCAATTGGGTGCGGGTGCCGCGCTGCCGCCGCTGCTGCTCGATCCCGAGGAGGCCGTCGCGATGGCGGTGTGTCTGCGGCTGGCGGCTGGCGGCAGCGTCGCGGGCGTCGGGGAGTCGGCGCTGCGGGCCCTGTCCAAACTCGACCAGGTGATGCCGGCGCGGCTTCGGTCGCAGGTGTCCGCCGTGCACGACGCGACGGTGACGCTGACCGGCGGCGGCTCGGTCGAAACGGTATCGCCCGACGACCTGATGACGCTGGCCCGCGCCTGCCGCGACCACGAACACGTCCGGCTCGGCTACACCGACATCCGCGGCAACAGCACCGAGCGGCGGCTGGAGCCCTACCAACTCGTCACCACCGGGCGCCGCTGGTACCTGCTGGCGTACGACCGCGACAAGCAGGACTGGCGGACGCTGCGGCTGGACCGGATGGTCGACGTCAAGGCCGCGGGGACGACGTTCGCGCCGCGCCCGGCGCCCGATCCGGCGGAGTTCGTGCGCCAGGCCATCACGGCGTCGCCGTACCGCTACGTCGCGCGGGTCCGGTATGAGGCAGCCGAAAGTCAACTGGCGCAGATGTTTTCCGCGTCGTCGGCGCAGATCGAGGCGGATGGTCCGGACCGCTGCATCGTGACCGCCGGCGGCGACGATCCCGAGCGCATCGTGTTGCATCTGGCGATGCCGGGGTACCGGTTCGAGGTCCTCGAACCGCCGGAGGTGATCGCCGCGGCCGCGGTGGTCGCCGACCGGTTGCGTGCCGCAATGCCTCCCGAGTAG
- a CDS encoding DinB family protein, producing MTEELADQLDWHWQHQLRPRLEGLTDDEYFWEPVPGCWTLHPDGSIDFSYPPPQPEPFTTIAWRLAHVIVGVLAMRNHSHFGGPPADYQSWPYARDARTALEQLDAAYANWITGVRGLDAAALARPCGPAEGPYADFSMATLVLHINREVIHHGAEIACIRDLYTHTQKEN from the coding sequence GTGACCGAAGAACTGGCCGACCAACTCGACTGGCACTGGCAACACCAGCTGCGCCCCCGGCTCGAGGGACTGACCGACGACGAATACTTCTGGGAGCCGGTGCCCGGCTGCTGGACCCTGCACCCCGACGGATCCATCGACTTCAGCTATCCGCCACCACAACCCGAGCCGTTCACGACGATCGCCTGGCGGCTGGCGCACGTCATCGTCGGCGTCCTGGCGATGCGGAACCACTCCCATTTCGGCGGACCACCGGCCGACTACCAGTCGTGGCCGTACGCCCGCGACGCCCGCACCGCACTGGAGCAGCTCGACGCCGCTTACGCGAACTGGATCACCGGAGTCCGCGGGCTCGACGCCGCCGCCCTCGCCCGGCCGTGCGGACCGGCCGAAGGTCCCTACGCTGACTTCTCAATGGCGACCCTCGTGCTGCACATCAATCGCGAAGTCATTCATCACGGAGCGGAAATCGCCTGCATCCGTGACCTTTACACCCACACCCAGAAGGAGAACTGA
- a CDS encoding DinB family protein: protein MPGMPAPAGDERQTLINFLAFQQDAFAAVAHGLTDEQARSTPSVSALSVGGLIKHVTAVQEGWVKRAVTAPDFPPRDTRPMAEQMAEHEDQLTMRDDEKLGDLLAALREQNAATLKAFAELDLDTLVPIPHDVPWFPADIDHWTVRWVGMHIIEELSRHAGHADIIRESIDRATMYELLAAEEEWPETEFIKRWRPAAQ from the coding sequence ATGCCCGGAATGCCCGCCCCCGCCGGTGACGAGCGTCAGACCCTCATCAACTTCCTGGCGTTCCAGCAGGACGCGTTCGCGGCCGTCGCCCACGGCCTCACCGATGAGCAGGCCCGCTCGACCCCATCGGTCAGCGCGTTGTCGGTCGGCGGCCTCATCAAGCACGTCACCGCCGTTCAGGAGGGCTGGGTCAAGCGCGCGGTGACCGCCCCCGACTTCCCGCCGCGGGACACGCGACCGATGGCCGAGCAGATGGCCGAGCATGAGGACCAGCTCACCATGCGCGACGACGAGAAGCTCGGCGACCTGCTGGCCGCCCTGCGCGAGCAGAACGCCGCCACCTTGAAGGCGTTCGCCGAGCTCGACCTCGACACCCTGGTGCCGATCCCGCACGACGTGCCGTGGTTCCCGGCCGACATCGACCACTGGACGGTGCGCTGGGTCGGGATGCACATCATCGAGGAGCTGTCGCGGCACGCCGGGCACGCCGACATCATCCGCGAATCCATCGACCGCGCCACCATGTACGAGCTGCTGGCCGCCGAGGAGGAATGGCCGGAGACGGAGTTCATCAAGCGCTGGCGGCCGGCCGCTCAGTAG
- a CDS encoding TetR/AcrR family transcriptional regulator: MSTPTRWAGIPLDDRRAERRGLLVDAAFELFGSGGETALSVRSVCRECGLNTRYFYESFDGIDDLLGAVYDKVSVELANVVDAAITIAGDSVRDRTRAGIAAVLGFGSADPRRGRVLFTEARANPVLAARRAVTQDLLLDAVLAEGGRLHPGSDPVAARVGAAMYTGAMAELAQQWLSGSLGSDLDAVVDAALALVLRRE; this comes from the coding sequence ATGTCGACACCGACCAGATGGGCGGGGATTCCGCTCGATGACCGCCGCGCCGAGCGGCGCGGTCTGCTGGTCGACGCGGCGTTCGAGTTGTTCGGCTCCGGCGGCGAGACGGCGCTGTCGGTCCGTTCGGTGTGCCGCGAGTGCGGGCTCAACACCCGGTACTTCTACGAGAGCTTCGACGGCATCGACGATCTGCTGGGTGCCGTCTACGACAAGGTCAGCGTCGAACTGGCCAACGTGGTCGACGCCGCGATCACCATCGCGGGCGACTCGGTGCGGGACCGGACCCGCGCGGGCATCGCCGCGGTACTGGGCTTCGGTTCCGCCGATCCGCGGCGCGGCCGGGTGCTGTTCACCGAGGCCCGCGCCAATCCCGTGCTGGCCGCGCGCCGCGCCGTCACACAGGACCTGCTGCTCGACGCCGTCCTCGCCGAGGGCGGCCGGCTGCACCCCGGTTCGGATCCCGTCGCCGCGCGCGTCGGGGCGGCCATGTACACCGGGGCCATGGCCGAGCTGGCTCAGCAGTGGCTGTCCGGTTCACTGGGTTCGGACCTGGACGCGGTGGTCGACGCGGCGCTGGCACTGGTGCTGCGCCGAGAGTGA
- a CDS encoding oxygenase MpaB family protein translates to MYLPHQFIEHQLQHRFDQTIRRNYFRGMEFAGPAGDPGWFGPGSAVWHVHSHTEALVFGLQCAAFIERLDPSIYWMGMHHSRLVQRDENGEAIPVIDPKGAAVRLGHSIAFFIGTAYGSTETAENLARTVRAMHHTIKGVRPDGAAYDADDPDWLRWNYATVVWGLATAHELYHPNPLRGKKLDHYYGEFIRVGHALGGTDLPTTKAETLDCLKSYLPKLALTHGAAMATGPNLPMPQSAVDWAVRDTMPKWAKQLLGHTDPNPVERAARRAVVWSVINGLHTAAGPFPEFRQAKARVKGGVDPELAPHTVPAYVPGSDPVRSRADIESVFV, encoded by the coding sequence GTGTACCTGCCGCACCAGTTCATCGAGCACCAGCTTCAGCACCGGTTCGACCAGACCATCCGGCGGAACTATTTCCGTGGCATGGAGTTCGCCGGTCCCGCGGGAGACCCGGGCTGGTTCGGCCCCGGCAGCGCCGTCTGGCATGTGCACTCGCACACCGAGGCTCTGGTCTTCGGCCTGCAGTGCGCCGCGTTCATCGAGCGCCTCGACCCGTCCATCTACTGGATGGGCATGCACCACTCGCGCCTCGTCCAGCGCGACGAGAACGGTGAGGCCATTCCGGTGATCGACCCCAAGGGCGCGGCCGTCCGGCTGGGCCACTCCATCGCGTTCTTCATCGGCACCGCGTACGGCAGCACCGAGACCGCCGAGAACCTGGCCCGGACCGTGCGCGCCATGCACCACACCATCAAGGGCGTCCGCCCGGACGGCGCGGCCTACGACGCCGACGACCCCGACTGGCTGCGCTGGAACTACGCGACGGTTGTGTGGGGCCTGGCCACCGCGCACGAGCTGTACCACCCGAATCCGTTGCGCGGCAAGAAACTTGACCACTACTACGGCGAGTTCATCCGCGTCGGGCACGCCCTCGGCGGTACCGACCTGCCCACCACCAAGGCCGAGACCCTGGACTGCCTGAAGTCCTATCTGCCCAAGCTGGCACTGACGCACGGCGCTGCCATGGCCACCGGCCCGAACCTGCCGATGCCGCAGAGCGCCGTCGACTGGGCCGTTCGGGACACCATGCCGAAATGGGCCAAGCAGTTGCTCGGGCACACCGATCCCAACCCGGTCGAGCGTGCCGCCCGCCGCGCCGTCGTGTGGTCGGTCATCAACGGCCTGCACACCGCCGCCGGACCGTTCCCGGAATTCCGTCAGGCCAAGGCTCGCGTCAAAGGCGGCGTCGACCCCGAGCTGGCGCCGCACACCGTCCCGGCGTACGTGCCCGGCAGTGACCCGGTGCGCAGCCGCGCCGACATCGAGAGCGTCTTCGTCTGA
- a CDS encoding ABC1 kinase family protein, with protein MSSPRKTPHREGARLDRVPLPVEAARIGATGWQLARTGVRIVGNAFSKGSLQHKVLKQVPKTFSDLGPTYVKLGQIIASSPGAFGEPLSREFRSLLDRVPPADKGQVHKLLREELGGDPADLFATFDDEPFASASIAQVHYATLHSGEEVVVKIQRPGIRRRVAADLQILKRGAQIAELAKLGQRLSAQDVVADFADNLAEELDFRLEAQSMDAWVAHMHASPLGQNIRVAQVYWDLTSERVLTMERVEGIRIDDAAAIRKAGFDGEELVKALVFSVFEGGLKHGLFHGDLHAGNLHVDKDGKIVFFDFGIMGRIDPRTRWLLRELVYALLVSKDHAAAGRIVVMMGAVGTVKPEGQAAKDLEAFTTPLTMKSLGDLSYAEIGKQLSALADAYDVKLPRELVLIGKQFLYVERYMKLLAPRWQMMSDPQLKGYFANFMVDISRDHKNADGQSAE; from the coding sequence ATGAGTTCTCCGCGGAAGACACCGCACCGTGAAGGTGCCAGGCTGGACCGGGTGCCGCTGCCCGTCGAAGCCGCCCGCATCGGGGCCACCGGCTGGCAGCTCGCCCGGACCGGCGTACGGATCGTCGGCAATGCCTTCTCCAAGGGCAGCTTGCAGCACAAGGTGCTCAAACAGGTCCCGAAAACGTTCTCCGACCTGGGCCCGACGTACGTCAAACTCGGCCAGATCATCGCGTCCAGCCCCGGCGCTTTCGGTGAGCCCCTGAGCCGCGAGTTCCGCAGCCTGCTGGACCGGGTCCCGCCCGCCGACAAGGGCCAGGTCCACAAGCTGCTGCGCGAAGAACTCGGTGGCGATCCTGCCGACCTCTTCGCCACCTTCGACGACGAGCCCTTCGCCTCCGCGTCCATCGCCCAGGTGCACTACGCGACGCTGCACTCCGGCGAAGAGGTCGTCGTCAAGATCCAGCGCCCGGGCATCCGCCGCCGCGTGGCCGCCGATCTGCAGATTCTCAAGCGCGGCGCGCAGATCGCCGAACTGGCCAAGCTGGGCCAGCGGCTGTCGGCGCAGGACGTCGTCGCCGACTTCGCCGACAACCTCGCCGAGGAACTCGACTTCCGGCTCGAGGCGCAGTCCATGGACGCCTGGGTGGCGCACATGCACGCCTCGCCGCTGGGCCAGAACATCCGGGTGGCCCAGGTCTACTGGGACTTGACCAGCGAGCGCGTACTGACCATGGAACGCGTCGAGGGCATCCGCATCGACGACGCCGCCGCCATCCGCAAGGCCGGGTTCGACGGCGAGGAGCTGGTCAAAGCCCTGGTGTTCAGCGTGTTCGAGGGCGGTCTCAAGCACGGCCTGTTCCACGGCGACCTGCACGCCGGCAACCTCCACGTCGACAAGGACGGCAAGATCGTCTTCTTCGACTTCGGCATCATGGGCCGCATCGACCCGCGGACGCGGTGGCTGCTGCGCGAACTCGTCTACGCCCTGCTGGTCTCGAAGGACCACGCCGCGGCCGGCCGGATCGTCGTCATGATGGGCGCCGTCGGCACGGTCAAGCCGGAAGGCCAGGCGGCCAAGGACCTGGAGGCCTTCACCACGCCGCTGACCATGAAGTCGCTGGGCGACCTGTCGTACGCCGAGATCGGCAAGCAGCTGTCGGCCCTCGCCGACGCGTACGACGTCAAGCTGCCGCGCGAGCTGGTCCTGATCGGCAAGCAGTTCCTCTACGTCGAGCGGTACATGAAGCTGCTGGCGCCGCGGTGGCAGATGATGAGCGACCCGCAGCTGAAGGGCTACTTCGCCAACTTCATGGTGGACATCAGCCGCGACCACAAGAACGCCGACGGGCAATCCGCGGAGTAG
- a CDS encoding alpha/beta fold hydrolase, with product MQPERDTDTDVRTGFARSGDLEIAYEDMGNPDHPAVLLIMGLGAQLLLWRKGFCDKLVEKGYRVIRFDNRDVGLSTKIEGRRSGSALLPRMLRSYAGLRSEAVYTLEDMADDAAALLDHLEIEQAHIVGGSMGGMIAQVFAARYQHRTKTLGVIFSSNNQPLLPPPGPKQLKAITTRPQDTSRAGVIANAVNVGRIIGSPGYPTPLDQAEADAAESYDRSYYPVGVARHFGAILGSGSLRHYDEMITVPTVVIHGRADKLMRPSGGRAVAKAIRRARLVLFDGMGHDLPEPLWDDIAGELATTFAEIQ from the coding sequence ATGCAGCCCGAACGAGACACCGACACCGACGTCCGGACCGGATTCGCCCGCTCGGGCGACCTGGAGATCGCCTACGAGGACATGGGCAATCCGGACCATCCGGCGGTGCTGCTCATCATGGGCCTCGGGGCGCAGCTGCTGTTGTGGCGAAAAGGGTTCTGCGACAAGCTCGTCGAAAAGGGTTACCGCGTCATCCGGTTCGACAACCGCGACGTGGGCCTGTCGACCAAGATCGAGGGCAGGCGCTCCGGTTCCGCGCTGCTGCCCCGGATGCTGCGGTCGTACGCCGGTCTGCGCAGCGAGGCGGTCTACACGCTGGAGGACATGGCCGACGACGCCGCGGCGCTGCTGGATCACCTGGAGATCGAGCAGGCACACATCGTCGGCGGGTCGATGGGCGGCATGATCGCGCAGGTCTTCGCGGCCCGCTACCAGCACCGGACCAAGACGCTCGGCGTCATCTTCTCCAGTAACAACCAGCCGCTGCTGCCGCCGCCCGGCCCGAAGCAACTCAAGGCCATCACGACGCGGCCGCAGGACACGTCGCGCGCCGGCGTCATCGCCAACGCCGTCAACGTCGGCCGCATCATCGGCAGCCCCGGCTACCCGACGCCGCTCGACCAGGCCGAGGCCGACGCCGCCGAAAGCTACGACCGCTCCTACTACCCCGTCGGCGTCGCACGGCACTTCGGGGCCATCCTGGGCAGCGGCAGCCTGCGGCACTACGACGAGATGATCACCGTCCCGACAGTCGTCATCCATGGTCGGGCCGATAAACTGATGCGACCGAGCGGTGGTCGAGCAGTGGCCAAAGCGATCCGGCGCGCTCGGTTGGTGTTGTTCGACGGCATGGGTCACGACCTGCCCGAGCCGCTCTGGGACGACATCGCCGGTGAACTGGCAACCACATTTGCCGAAATCCAATAG